The following proteins come from a genomic window of Amphiura filiformis chromosome 16, Afil_fr2py, whole genome shotgun sequence:
- the LOC140135849 gene encoding uncharacterized protein — protein sequence MDLFILAAILLAPVCSSAPMYEDTCLPGCNCTTTDDTTTMTLIVFDTIDCNATFLSSNSSIPLPPVKHLFIDCGTQIKSLQFQEFLKQLYNPSILETLSFASCNVTTTKAITSSQLSPFTKLKTLQISDGILSGFDPFIFNYLCVLESIDLANNIGLDSWIRNASTSTPMTNTDRTTAAWETTTTKSHTATNPFNMSPTSETPVTTKPDEVSQKQPTSSTAMSPLTIWSSEGQQSSILSTKSSPTTGRMSPSSTLMSTALPISTSIPNPSMAYGCSSYNITHLDLSGNDLKTLDLSPFPFVHGIKELNLENNNLSDLAKTSLHDIGLVAIETISLAYNNISDISSAFFEYLPSLSFITLSHNAITDAFLNFTGSPTVRVLDLSCNQISHLSVEFFEELAAIEELNLSHNLMYAITATTEYYTFSWCPHIRIVDLSFNLLQQIEEALFQGLKQLETVNLSNNRLISIPENTFDGVEKLQSLNLANNLLSNFQTFHFNAQTGYVVNVSMSGNPLDCDCYMGNLLTGQFDKDLINWPYSHNFANQRFLDQSSLVCNKTHGPIPNWQWPVISFNDFYCDYKYPSHCPINCSCWELTNHVIATLLGTSEFVTDCDWRNITNIPTDIYAGSSGLELQDNKLNRIPAYSFIELVDLKTLDLYANNISEIEDEGFAGLRNLTRLDLRFNKLHTIKKSYFKHLISLVELDLRNNTISNIEQGSFKYLVRLEKLYLNYNRLKHLPDPFLYANQLTILELGANDLHELPLVLVAQAPTRYDKDYTVYPNTEPTILLTYNKLKTIPQGWLNSPFMAKTWKRIDLGHNQITSLPKDIFETVRSQLEILYLHNNSLTTLPDGIFNNFPYDVTILLDGNPWNCNCSLQWLSTFLFGNESKYEYPTDERYTIYCDQVLGEDVHRPLQNVSEEEFYCPGREPAENIQVVIKAVSSMTAIIVIGVAFSFVVYRKRQLIRTLMYRYLGIRPVERPPGQHEDSYRYDIFISYDVLDLDFLTHTLRPKLEENRYQTYIHEINGLPGSAHVESIEEAMRASHRILVVLTQNYINSERCTEFEFNHALMHSMRERMDTLLIIQLQNQDLQDIPNNMIEYRKQRNWLHYDSENFLFWDKLFEQLPNPRQDLNPDPVNVAIHMEHLLTPNTDNAHLTENLV from the coding sequence ATGGATTTGTTCATCTTAGCAGCAATCCTATTGGCCCCAGTCTGTTCTTCAGCACCCATGTATGAAGACACATGTCTTCCAGGATGCAACTGTACTACCACAGATGACACCACAACAATGACGCTGATTGTATTTGATACAATAGACTGTAACGCAACATTCCTCTCATCAAATTCTTCAATACCTCTTCCACCAGTGAAGCACCTGTTTATCGACTGTGGTACACAAATAAAATCCCTACAATTTCAAGAATTCCTCAAACAGCTTTACAACCCTTCTATTCTGGAAACATTGAGCTTTGCATCTTGTAATGTGACTACGACAAAGGCAATCACATCCTCTCAGCTCAGTCCTTTCACCAAACTGAAAACTCTGCAGATTTCCGATGGCATCCTATCTGGCTTTGACCCTTTCATATTCAACTACCTGTGTGTCTTAGAAAGCATTGATCTTGCCAATAATATTGGGCTAGATTCTTGGATTCGCAATGCAAGTACAAGCACTCCAATGACAAACACTGACAGGACCACAGCTGCATGGGAGACAACTACAACTAAGTCACATACAGCTACAAATCCTTTTAACATGTCTCCAACATCTGAAACCCCAGTGACAACTAAACCAGACGAAGTATCCCAAAAACAACCTACTAGCTCAACAGCGATGTCACCACTAACAATATGGTCATCTGAAGGTCAGCAGTCTTCTATATTGTCAACCAAGTCTTCCCCAACAACAGGTAGAATGTCTCCATCTTCAACTCTGATGTCCACAGCTTTGCCCATTTCAACTTCCATTCCAAATCCTTCTATGGCATATGGGTGTTCTTCGTATAACATCACCCACCTCGACCTCAGCGGAAATGATTTGAAAACTCTAGACTTGTCACCATTCCCATTCGTACATGGAATCAAAGAGCTCAACTTAGAGAACAACAACTTGTCAGACCTTGCCAAAACATCTCTACATGATATCGGGTTAGTCGCGATAGAAACAATCTCACTTGCTTATAATAACATATCTGACATTTCCTCTGCCTTCTTTGAGTACCTTCCATCTCTTAGCTTCATCACTTTATCACACAACGCAATCACAGATGCGTTTCTCAATTTTACAGGATCACCAACTGTTCGAGTTCTCGACTTGTCTTGCAATCAAATCTCCCACCTTTCCGTGGAATTTTTTGAAGAACTAGCAGCTATCGAAGAACTAAACCTCTCCCATAATCTGATGTACGCCATAACTGCTACCACCGAATACTATACCTTTAGCTGGTGTCCACATATCCGCATAGTAGACTTGTCATTCAACTTACTTCAACAAATTGAGGAAGCACTTTTCCAAGGGCTTAAACAACTTGAAACTGTCAATCTGAGCAATAATCGACTCATATCAATACCTGAGAACACATTCGATGGTGTTGAAAAGCTACAGAGCCTCAACCTCGCAAACAATCTACTGTCCAACTTCCAAACTTTTCATTTCAATGCGCAGACAGGTTATGTGGTTAACGTCAGCATGTCAGGGAATCCACTGGATTGTGACTGCTATATGGGAAACCTTCTTACAGGTCAATTTGACAAAGACCTAATCAATTGGCCATATAGTCACAACTTTGCCAATCAACGATTTCTGGACCAATCCTCTTTAGTTTGTAATAAAACACATGGTCCTATCCCCAATTGGCAATGGCCAGTGATTTCATTCAATGACTTTTACTGTGATTACAAATACCCTAGCCACTGTCCCATAAACTGTTCCTGTTGGGAACTCACAAATCATGTCATTGCTACGCTGCTAGGAACATCTGAATTTGTAACCGACTGTGATTGGAGAAATATAACCAATATTCCAACAGATATTTACGCTGGATCTAGTGGTTTAGAGTTGCAGGATAACAAACTGAATCGCATTCCTGCCTATTCATTTATAGAGTTGGTGGACTTAAAGACTCTAGACCTGTATGCAAATAACATATCAGAAATTGAAGATGAAGGCTTTGCAGGTCTTCGTAATCTTACTAGGCTAGATCTCCGATTCAACAAACTACATACAATCAAGAAGTCTTATTTCAAACATCTGATTTCACTAGTAGAGCTTGATCTCCGAAATAATACAATATCAAACATAGAACAAGGAAGTTTCAAATATCTCGTAAGACTAGAAAAACTGTACCTTAACTATAACAGGTTGAAGCACCTTCCGGACCCATTTCTTTACGCCAACCAGTTGACCATTTTAGAATTGGGTGCGAATGATCTTCATGAACTTCCGCTTGTTCTGGTTGCCCAGGCACCCACCAGATATGACAAAGACTACACTGTTTATCCCAATACAGAACCAACTATTCTCCTGACTTACAACAAGTTAAAAACCATACCACAAGGATGGCTGAACTCTCCTTTCATGGCTAAAACATGGAAAAGAATCGATCTGGGACACAACCAAATTACTTCCTTACCAAAAGATATTTTTGAAACAGTACGTTCACAATTAGAGATACTATATCTACACAACAACAGTTTAACTACTTTACCAGATGGAATCTTTAACAATTTCCCATACGATGTGACAATTTTGTTGGACGGTAATCCATGGAACTGCAATTGTTCCTTACAATGGTTATCAACGTTCCTATTCGGAAATGAATCAAAGTACGAATACCCAACAGATGAGAGATACACGATATACTGTGATCAAGTGCTTGGTGAAGATGTCCACAGGCCTTTACAAAATGTATCCGAAGAAGAATTTTATTGCCCAGGACGTGAACCAGCAGAAAACATTCAAGTGGTAATTAAAGCTGTATCCAGCATGACTGCTATCATAGTAATCGGAGTTGCGTTTAGTTTTGTGGTATATCGGAAGCGCCAGTTGATTCGTACACTTATGTATCGGTATCTAGGTATACGCCCCGTCGAACGACCTCCTGGACAACATGAGGATTCTTACAGATATGACATTTTCATATCATATGATGTCTTAGATCTCGACTTTCTGACGCATACACTTCGGCCAAAATTGGAAGAAAACAGATACCAAACATATATTCATGAAATCAACGGCTTACCTGGCTCGGCACATGTAGAGAGTATAGAGGAAGCGATGAGAGCATCTCATCGTATCCTTGTCGTTTTAACGCAAAACTACATCAACAGTGAACGTTGCACCGAGTTTGAGTTTAACCACGCCCTGATGCATTCTATGAGGGAGCGTATGGACACGTTACTAATCATTCAGCTACAGAATCAAGATCTCCAAGATATTCCAAACAACATGATCGAGTACAGGAAACAAAGGAACTGGCTGCATTATGACAGCGAAAACTTCTTATTTTGGGATAAACTTTTTGAGCAACTGCCCAACCCACGTCAAGACTTGAATCCAGATCCTGTGAATGTCGCGATCCATATGGAGCATCTGCTGACTCCCAACACTGATAATGCACACTTAACTGAAAACTTGGTGTAA